AGAAGCTGGGATTGGAGGCTTGTGGAGATCTATGCAACGTCAACTAGAAAtaactgcagaagagaagatccTAGCTTGTCAGATTTtcttgagcagctgctgctgccactgcacCACCATCTGTGAAAGACACTAGTTAGCAGCTTTGCTGCAGCGACTCCCTCATCCAAAGGGCAGGGCCATAGATTGCCACAAGGCTTGTGCTGGCATtacctttttttcccctaggCCATGTGTGTTAATCTCGAGGGGCATGTGCAGAATTTAACCAGGAGGGTTTTATACTCCTACGTTAGCGACAGGCACTACATCTCCCTGCTTGTCCCAAAAGTGAGatgtcccagccccagagaaGCCAGGCAGGCGCCATACCTCATAGACTGCCAGGTCAATACCAGCATATGGAATGATTCCTAGCATGTTGGGGATGTAGCCTTTGTAGAAGGCAGCCATTCCCTCCTTGGAGAGGATGTTCTTGGCGCAGTCCAGCATGCCTGAATACTGTCCTGTCTTCCGCAAGGCCATTCGGGTCTTCAGAACCTAACACAGCACAAGAACACGCACACTGTGAATGCCTACAACCACACTGGGAGCAGGAACAGGTCACAGTAATGTCATGAAGGGAGCACACCACCACAGGGAGTGCCAGCAACTCCATTTCATGCATTGCTAGAGCCCTGTTACTGCCTTTAACACCCAACACAATTAGCCTCACAATGTGGCATTCAGCTCACATTACCACACATCAATTTCTCCATTTAATGACTCCCCATCCCGTCCCCCATGTCATGGAGCAGGATGCCAGCCGCCAGCCTCACCTCCATTGGGTAGATGCTGCTCTGGGCAATGACCCCTGCCAGAGAACCAGCCACTAGCCGCTCGTGAATTCCCAGCATTTCCTGGTCAGTGCCAATGAACCGCTTGATCTGTAGAAGCGAAGAAAGATTATAATAGAGGGGGGCTTCTCTGACTGGCTGGACCACATAACACCTTCCCTCCTCAGCATGGGCCACAAGCTACCTCCCTTTTCACTTGCTGGGTCTGTCACAAGCTGGAGAGGGAAGTGTGAACACCAACTCTGTTCCAGCCATGCACTCCATCACTTCTCTGTGActtaatgctgcccatttctccAGCTCTGCCAGGGGGTGAGGTGTGAAAGGCACTGTTCCCACCACTGGAGAGAGGAGATAGCCAGGCCTGGGCATAGAGCTCATGCCCTCTGCCTGCCCTCAGTCTTCCTAGAGGCACCATACATTTATATCCTGACTGGTGGGTTACCATCCGTTACATGGCTCTACTTTGGGCAATCACTCGGATGAAAAGGCTCCTCCAGCTCCCACGTGGCCTTGGGTCTAAGCTTCAATATGACCTTTCCCTTACCTGCTCATAAGCCATGAATTTGATGGCAGACTCTGGCGCAATCTTCAGGACATTGATGCCATTTCCCCGCCACAGCGACTTGGGCCCGCCCTCTCGGATCATATGGGTAAAGCCACCAACGATGCACATGTTGTTACTGCGGGAGGCATGGACCtggcagggaggaagagggagaattCTGATTAGTGCTAGTCCTGATTGCCACAGCTGCCTgtaatccaaggacaaagggcaTTTCTTATCTACCCAGAGATTTAGCAAGCTTTAACCCTTCCCAgacaacatttattttaaaaaaaggggggggggatttttgggTTTTAAGTTTGTGATCAGTTAATTGATTAATCCACCTGAGCCCCCAGCCCATCAcagcaggaaggggagggaaacaTTCTTGCACAGACACCCTCACAGCCATGAGCTCTGGTACAGGGAGAAGAGGCTTCTCAGTTAAGAGACAAGGACAGTCACTAATGACTGCATGCCTAAGCAAAGTCCAAATCCCTGCTGCGTAAGGTTGATTACATTTATCTCTGCCCTACAAGTCAACTCAGTCATTTCCAGGGGCCGGTTCTCAAATCAGCGACTCCTCTTGAACCAGTTCCATGGAACTAAGAGTTCCCAAGGCTGTAAGGTACAAGATGGTTTAGCTAGGACCAGCGATGGCGCTCTCATCTGCTCAGCTCCTAAAGTTTTCATAACATTGTGACAACTAACAGGTCAAGAATGGCTTTTACACAGCTAGAAATGATATTTGGTACAGACCAAAAGGCTGCCACACTCCAATGTGGAAGTAATGAGACTGAGTCCAACCAGAATCAGTCACTTGTCTGGACAGACAGTTTCAGGTCTGCTGCTAGGATCCATTTAATTGGACCAGTGCCCTAAGGGAAGCAGCATGTGCACCTTGATAAAACAAAGTTGTCCTTGGTTTTTGCCCTACCTGCATGAGTACTTTTAGCCGGTCCAATGGAGCCGTGCAGGTTCTGGACACTGCACCTGCACCTCCACCCGCGACCAGATGTCTCCACCACATACCCGTCTGCCTCTCTTCCACTGTGAACTCATCTGGGACTGTCAGATTCTCTCCCACATCAAAGATCTgcaaaggaaagaacagaggtgTTGAGAAGTGCTTGGAAGGATAGAGTTAGGTAGGTAGCTTCTTGTCACATCCTCAGAGGTCCCGCAGTCAGTCACTTACAACTTCCCATAGCTTGAATACTTAAATAAATAGCTGTAAAGCACTGAACATGAGCTTAATATTCAAATTCCCAGTCTGTTTGCAAAGCGTAGCTGATGTGTTTGACCACAAACAATAAAGGAACTGCCAGTGACAGAGAATATGCAAATCACCAccacataagaatagccatactgggtcagtccagtCTGATCATATCTGACAGGGGTTGGTGCCAGATGCTGCAAAGGGAATGAACGAATTGGCCAATTTCAAAAGATCCACCCCTGTCATccacccccagcttctggcatttggaggtttaaggacacccagagtaCAGGATTGAGTccttgaccatcctggctaacagccattgacagacctatccttcatgaacttatctaattctttttttaactcacttatacttttggccttcacagcatcccatggcaacgaatttcacaggttgactgtgtgttgcatGCAGtagcatttccttttgtttgttttaaatctgctgcctactaatttcatcagctaacacaagaactgggggttATGGGAGAGGTAAAGGACACTtcctccataccattcatgatctAATAGGACATGGGGACCCTTCACATTTTAATGACTCCAGTTCAGGAGGCTAGGGACTTGCCAACCCTTTGGGCTGCCCCAGTACAGAATGCCTAACTTTAATGATCGAAGTGACCAACCAAGGGCAGTGGGGCGTGGAAAAAGATCTGAAGCTTTTTGAACCTTCTGGCACTCAGCCAGTCTGCTCTCATTACACATTATAAAAAGCACTGAATAAATATATCAAGGAAGGGCTGGTGCCTGGCGTATTAATTTCTGGTATTGGCAGGTCCTGAACTAGCAGGAACTGGTCTGAGCTCTCAGAGCTGTGATCCAAGTCAACCTGCTCACTTTTCCCTCCCTCAGAAGGTCCAGTTGTCACCTGTGCCAGGGACTGCAGAAGCCATGCCAAGGAGATATATAAAAAAGATAACGGAGAAGCAGAAAGCGACCAGGCTTCTAGAGCTAGAAGGCAGCTACTGAACCAAGAAGAGAATGATGGGGACTTGGTAAGTGCTGCTGGGAAGTGTCACTCTTATCAAGAAATTGGAGAAGGATCAGGCCTGCTTTGGTGGaggaatttttatttcttttaccgTGGAGTGCTTCCAGTATAGGATGATCTCAGGAATGTTCTCCACTGGGTGCAGCAGGTGATAGTCTCGCCACTCGTTCCAGTCAATTGTCATAGTTCCATTTTTATCCATGCTGCAAAAAAGTGTATTACAAGCAAATGAACAGGAGATGGGTGCATGGCCTCACTGAGGGAGAAACTCCTCCTCACCTCCCCCTGGGTTATTCAGGGCCCCTCCCCTCGCCCCAAAGTAAAACCTTCACAGGGCAACTACTGGAAAGTGTTACAAGGGTTGAAAGGTACAAGACGCTGCTAGGGAATCCTCTCCTCCCAAGCCACACAGAGTCGGGGAATATGGCtcattttctccctccccactagCCACACCAAAGGATTTGTTGTGCCCCCTCCCACCAtggttagaaaacaaaacaaaaaaaacacaaaacaaaaaatccctccGGCACTGCAGAGAAGATAAGGAACTGGCAGAGACTAAAGTTACACAGGTACTTACTAGGTGACAGGACCCCAGAAATGGCCTGTCCTTATTCTGACAGACAGGCAAACAGACAGAGGGAAGGATGgcaaaggaaagaggaaaaacaggaCAAATAAGTGATTGTTACAGTGTTAGCAGCATAGTGCTAAGCATTTCAGTATAGCAAGTAAACAGTCCCTCTCCAGAGCAGCAAGCTGTGGATGACAGGGTAGAGGCACACGGGATGCTGGTATGATCAAGTACATGCCCTTCTCCACAACAGGCTAGCGAAGGATCTTTAACTGCAAGGCTCTAAGATCTGGGGGTGAGGGACTACAAGCATTCTTCTCCATTCATTCTATGAACGCCTCAGAACCTAGAAGAGGACTGTGCATAGATGTAATTCCCACCTCCCCAGAAGTATCAGATGGTAGCCATGCTGGAGACAGAATACCATCTTTATAGCCCAGGGGTCTGATCTAGCATCACAAGTCACTATTCTTATTCATTCTATTTGACCAATGTTCTTGCTCTTTATTCCCCCCACCTTTTATTCAAGCCTACTGACCAAATGGGTGGTTGTTCTTCAGCCTCCATAGTGCGctacagttttcaatacacagaagattgaaaaaatgcaGTGAGAAGGGACAGGTCCGAGGAGGGAGAGCTGCCGTCATTAGGGAGAGTATACCGGGAGGAAAGTGGAGATAAGGTCATTCTTTACATTTCCTTCTCGTATGTGCAAACTGAGGAGTAGGAGCCAGCTGAACACTCACCTCTTGAGGATCTTCTCGGCCTGCTGTTCGGAGATCTTGACTCCCAGGTCCCGGAGGGACTGCACGATCTCCTGGGCATCAATACGGCCTGCAAAGATAGAAGCCAGTGAGCCCAGAGACCATTCACCCGAAGAGGCTGTCAGGTTGGCCTGTGGAGGCCAGTGATCGTCTAGGACTATTAGGAAGAGCCTCACCATCATTCTTTTTATCCAAGCTCTTGAAGACCAGCCTCAGTTTCTTCTCATGATCTTGGAGATAGTGAACAAACTCCTCGAAGTCCAGCTGCCCATCCAGGTCCTTGTCTCCAGCTTTCACAATTTTCTGTTTTGGGGACATCAAAACAATCAGTTCCTTGCTCATTCAGATAGGTTTACCCCATCCTTCTTCTTTAAGACCCCTCCCCCACGTAACACTAATCAGTTAACTAGACAGACAGTAGGACGCACATGCAGCATCGAGAAAAGTTCCCCTCCAAACTGGGCTCCGCTTTACCCAGGAAGTGATCAGCATGGAACTGTGCCAATCATGTGTGCAGCAAATTGAGGGCAGGAAGGCAAGGACAAATTGATTCCAGGCACATATCTTCACAAGTCAGCATACAGACTGGATTACTCATAACTAGCTAAATATCTGTTGCATAGGTAAGTGTCAGACCTGTAGTAATATACAGCCCCCTATGCCGTAGATTAGAATTGTTCAGGCCTCTGTCTGAGATTCAAATAGAAGCACTAGGACTGCAGGAGGCTTGGATCATAGAACCTCAGGCAGATTTTCCCCCTCCCAATCCAAGCTTTTAGTTAAAGAAGAGTTTTCTTCCTCCCCACGGTGCATGAAAAGGAAAACCAACACTGGGAATAACCAATCCCAGCCAGCAAGAGCCTGTGGCCAAACTGAAGTCCATCTCTCATGGACAGTGTTAGTGATAAAAGCTCCTAGGATGCCAGCATGAACTGGTTTAGCCACCCTGCAGCTATACACTTATGTAGACCTGAATTGCACAAGGTCGCCAGAGACACAGACAGGACAGAGCACTTACATTAAAGATGGGAACCTAGCCCAAGCAACTGGGAAAAGATAGGGAACTTTGGCATACAGAGCTCTCACGCCTCGACTAATTCCAGCATGAGGAAATAGCACATGGCCTGGCCTGCACAAGGGCACATAGCTACTTGTTAACCAGGCAGGGGAAAGCCAACCTGCACAGAGCAATAATTTAGGACAATCGGTTCCTGCTCCACACCACATTTGCTAGTTGCCTTGCACAGATTACAAGAGCCAACAGCGACCAGCACCAAGTAACTCAGTCCAGTCACGTTCAGCTCCCTTTTGGATTATGATGCTAGTTATTCACTCTGCAAACAGTGGATGGCTATTATTGTAAAAGACCTCAGTTCTGGACTCCCAGATGTCAGACCCTTTAATGAGTCTTGTACTTACCAACCTAACTCATTAATTTGTAAGGCAGGTTCACAATGAAAGTATTTCAAAGGGAACATGTTAAGCCAAGTTTATTCCAATATTTCTTAAACCTATGGAAGCTAGCCCCGCTCAGatgcttttaaatcaagatacaCCCATTTAGTTTTAAATCCCATATGTAGCTATACACACTTGGCCACTACATTTAAAGTTAAAGTCAGACAAACACCTAACTGGTCAATTTTGGCCCCAGGGCAACCCAGGATTATTGCTATCATTTCTGAgagtgttaaaaaaataaaaaggagtacttgtggcaccttagagactaaaaaacaagtattccttttctttgtgcggatacagactaacacggctgctactccgaaataaaataaaatgcaaacctGAACCGCAGTGACCTTAGAGATATGCCCACCATGTTCCTAGTCTGCAGACAGTCATATGACAGCTGTAAAAGACACAGATGGGGCCCCATATTCAATTTGTAGGCTAAAGATAGACAAACACCTCTGGCATGTCAGCAGATCAGTGTCAAATAGCTGACCAGGCTTCCCTCTAGCAGATAATCCCTGACCAGTTCATGGCCAGTGAGATTCACAGACTCCATAAAACAATTAGGAGAGCTGAAAGGCTCTCTTTCCTATGATACTTCCTGACAGTTATCACAGAGGAGATGGGGATAACAGGAACAATCATAGTTAGGCAGCTTCTACCTGATCAGGCTTGCTAAATTAATCACTCCAAGCTTCACTAAGCAATGAAGGATGCAAACTGTTTCCAAAGTCACAGCACTGGGCTTGCATCAAGGGCATTGCTGGGATTCTTTCCTACTTGTGCaggaagtagggtgaccagatgtcccagtatTATCGGGACCGTCCCG
The DNA window shown above is from Lepidochelys kempii isolate rLepKem1 chromosome 16, rLepKem1.hap2, whole genome shotgun sequence and carries:
- the SLC25A25 gene encoding mitochondrial adenyl nucleotide antiporter SLC25A25 isoform X1 yields the protein MPGPRRSLAVSGVLCPCGSPRAGAATPASEAGGRSLCGGPEHRRLHTLFQKLDVNRDGALCVHDLAVGLGQLGLHRTERDLWKIVKAGDKDLDGQLDFEEFVHYLQDHEKKLRLVFKSLDKKNDGRIDAQEIVQSLRDLGVKISEQQAEKILKSMDKNGTMTIDWNEWRDYHLLHPVENIPEIILYWKHSTIFDVGENLTVPDEFTVEERQTGMWWRHLVAGGGAGAVSRTCTAPLDRLKVLMQVHASRSNNMCIVGGFTHMIREGGPKSLWRGNGINVLKIAPESAIKFMAYEQIKRFIGTDQEMLGIHERLVAGSLAGVIAQSSIYPMEVLKTRMALRKTGQYSGMLDCAKNILSKEGMAAFYKGYIPNMLGIIPYAGIDLAVYETLKNTWLQRYAVNSADPGVFVLLACGTISSTCGQLASYPLALVRTRMQAQASVEGAPEVTMRGLFKHILKTEGAFGLYRGLAPNFMKVIPAVSISYVVYENLKMTLGVQSR
- the SLC25A25 gene encoding mitochondrial adenyl nucleotide antiporter SLC25A25 isoform X2; protein product: MLQTLWRFLSNLFTRAMCQGPAEGKENEARETTPGDQGPNLLGKPQDRGADPTERRPSILLVVGPAEHFPKKIVKAGDKDLDGQLDFEEFVHYLQDHEKKLRLVFKSLDKKNDGRIDAQEIVQSLRDLGVKISEQQAEKILKSMDKNGTMTIDWNEWRDYHLLHPVENIPEIILYWKHSTIFDVGENLTVPDEFTVEERQTGMWWRHLVAGGGAGAVSRTCTAPLDRLKVLMQVHASRSNNMCIVGGFTHMIREGGPKSLWRGNGINVLKIAPESAIKFMAYEQIKRFIGTDQEMLGIHERLVAGSLAGVIAQSSIYPMEVLKTRMALRKTGQYSGMLDCAKNILSKEGMAAFYKGYIPNMLGIIPYAGIDLAVYETLKNTWLQRYAVNSADPGVFVLLACGTISSTCGQLASYPLALVRTRMQAQASVEGAPEVTMRGLFKHILKTEGAFGLYRGLAPNFMKVIPAVSISYVVYENLKMTLGVQSR
- the SLC25A25 gene encoding mitochondrial adenyl nucleotide antiporter SLC25A25 isoform X3; the encoded protein is MLCLCLYVPVFGESQTEFQYFESKGLPAQLKSIFRLSLFIPSQEFSTYRQWKQKIVKAGDKDLDGQLDFEEFVHYLQDHEKKLRLVFKSLDKKNDGRIDAQEIVQSLRDLGVKISEQQAEKILKSMDKNGTMTIDWNEWRDYHLLHPVENIPEIILYWKHSTIFDVGENLTVPDEFTVEERQTGMWWRHLVAGGGAGAVSRTCTAPLDRLKVLMQVHASRSNNMCIVGGFTHMIREGGPKSLWRGNGINVLKIAPESAIKFMAYEQIKRFIGTDQEMLGIHERLVAGSLAGVIAQSSIYPMEVLKTRMALRKTGQYSGMLDCAKNILSKEGMAAFYKGYIPNMLGIIPYAGIDLAVYETLKNTWLQRYAVNSADPGVFVLLACGTISSTCGQLASYPLALVRTRMQAQASVEGAPEVTMRGLFKHILKTEGAFGLYRGLAPNFMKVIPAVSISYVVYENLKMTLGVQSR